The stretch of DNA TAGTTGAGAAGAAGAGCCTGAAATCGCCTCAGAGGAGGATGGTGGAGGAGGCGTCCGAGGAAGCGGGGGCGAAGGTAGAATACATCTAGTTCAAGGCTGGCGGGTTTGTGAAAGATGGTAGCCGGGCCGGGATTCGAACCCGGGTCACGGGGGCCAAAACCCCGCATCCTGGGCCGCTAGACGACCCGGCTACTGGCCCGAGAGCCATGTTTACCATAGATATCCTGCCCTAAAGGATATTTGGTTTAACACTCCGAGAGGGCAAAACCCGCTGGAGCCCATGGCGTCCTGGCCCATGCTGGTGGTATGGTGGGACGTGTTGGAACGGGTTAACGCGGAGGGCAAAAATCCAGGGGTGGAGGCTTTTTAGGAGGGATAGTACTATTCTCTATCTTCCCTTGAACTTTGGCTTCCTCTTCTCCAGGAACGCTGTGACCCCTTCTATCACGTCTTCGGTGCTGAAGAGGACGCTGAAGAGGGATGCCTCGAGCTGCAGCCCTGCCCATATGTTGCTTTCTAGGCCGAAGTCTATGGCGTATTTAGCGGCTGCAAGTGCTATTGGAGGCTTCTCCGCAAGCTTTAAGGCCAGGCTACTTGCTTCCTGCTCGAGCAGCTCTGGGGGCACCACTCTGTTGACTATGCCCATCTTCTCAGCATCACTGGCAGGTATCATGTCGCCCGTCATTATCAGCTCTTTGGCCCTGGCGGGGCCGGCGAGCCTCGCAAGCCTCTGAGTCCCGCCTGCGCCTGGTATGAAGCCCAGGTTTATCTCGGGCTGGCCTAGCATCGCGTCCTCGCTGGCTATCCGTATGTCGCCTGACATCGCCAGCTCCAGGCCGCCTCCGAGTGCGTAGCCCTTGATAGCAACTATCACTGGCTTAGTGTAGAACTGGATCTTCAGGGTAAGCTCTTGGAACTTCCTTGAGAACCTGAGTATGTCGATGGGGGTTACCTGGGCGAAGGCTGTAACGTCGGCCCCGGCGCTGAATGCCCTACCCGCGCCCGTCAGTATCACAGCCCTGACGTCGCTCCTCTCCTCAAGCTCGTCTAGGGCCTGAGACAGCTCCATTATCATCTTGGGGGATATGGCGTTGAGCTTGTCGGGCCTGTTGAGCACTATCCAGGCTATGGGCTTTTCCACCCTCACGAGGAGGGTCTCCATCTTCTTCTCCTCGACCTCACCGTACTCGTAGAAGCCCTTGCCAGCCTTCCTCCCTATCCTCCCCTCCTCCACCATCTTCTTGAGGAGCGGGTCAGGCTCGGCGTGGTCCACCCCGAAATCCCTTTTTATCCTCTCGAGGGCCTCAACGACCCGGTCAAGCCCGAACTCGTCGGCATACTCGAAAACGCCTTTTGGCCATCCCAGGCCGAGCTTGACCGCCTTGTCTATATCCTCCCTAGTCGCCACATCTTCCCTAAGCAGCCATGCAGCCTCGTTTATGGGCAGAGCCATTAGGAGGAGTGGGTCTACCTTAGCCTCCTCCCTAGGTATGTTAGGCTTCACATACTTGTTCGGGGCGGGGTAGCTGTAGATCCCCTTGCCCGCCTTGACTCCGTACTCCCCCGCCTTGAACTTCTCCTCGAATATGCTGCACTTAGCGCTCCTGAACCCCCTCCTGCTCATGGCCTCGAAGACATAGTAGAACACGTCTATCCCGCTGTAGTCGGCGAGCTCGAAAACACCCATCGGCAGGCCTAGTAGGTACTTGGCCGTGGCGTCAACCTGCACCACGGTATACCCGCCCCTCTCGACCAGAAGGCAGGCAGACTCCATCAGCCGGCCCAGTATCCTGTTTACTATGAACCCCGGCACATCCTTCTTCACAACCACAGTCTGCTTCCCCATCTTCTTGGCTAGATCCACCGTTGCAGCCACCGTCTCCTCGCTGGTCTTCTCGCCCTTGACAACCTCAACTAGGGGCATCAGGACTGGGGGGTTGAAGAAGTGCATTCCCACAACCTTCTCGGGCCTGCTAGTCGCCGCGGCTATCTCTGTTATAGGGAGGCTGCTCGTGTTTGAGGCCAGTATCGCTGTCTCCTTCGCGTGCTTGTCGGCGAAGGCGAAGAGCTGCTGCTTCAGCTCCAGCTTCTCCGGTATCGCCTCTATCATGAAGTCGGACTCCGAAAGCGCCTTCGCCAGGTCCTCGCTGTACTCGCCATCCCTCACGCTGACTATGGGGGTG from Aeropyrum pernix K1 encodes:
- a CDS encoding 3-hydroxyacyl-CoA dehydrogenase/enoyl-CoA hydratase family protein; amino-acid sequence: MAGEVKTITVVGAGTMGHGIAELAAIAGFKVYLADINIDILNNALQRIRWSLEKLAEKGRIRESVETVMSRITPIVSVRDGEYSEDLAKALSESDFMIEAIPEKLELKQQLFAFADKHAKETAILASNTSSLPITEIAAATSRPEKVVGMHFFNPPVLMPLVEVVKGEKTSEETVAATVDLAKKMGKQTVVVKKDVPGFIVNRILGRLMESACLLVERGGYTVVQVDATAKYLLGLPMGVFELADYSGIDVFYYVFEAMSRRGFRSAKCSIFEEKFKAGEYGVKAGKGIYSYPAPNKYVKPNIPREEAKVDPLLLMALPINEAAWLLREDVATREDIDKAVKLGLGWPKGVFEYADEFGLDRVVEALERIKRDFGVDHAEPDPLLKKMVEEGRIGRKAGKGFYEYGEVEEKKMETLLVRVEKPIAWIVLNRPDKLNAISPKMIMELSQALDELEERSDVRAVILTGAGRAFSAGADVTAFAQVTPIDILRFSRKFQELTLKIQFYTKPVIVAIKGYALGGGLELAMSGDIRIASEDAMLGQPEINLGFIPGAGGTQRLARLAGPARAKELIMTGDMIPASDAEKMGIVNRVVPPELLEQEASSLALKLAEKPPIALAAAKYAIDFGLESNIWAGLQLEASLFSVLFSTEDVIEGVTAFLEKRKPKFKGR